A window from Gossypium raimondii isolate GPD5lz chromosome 7, ASM2569854v1, whole genome shotgun sequence encodes these proteins:
- the LOC105789251 gene encoding nuclear pore complex protein NUP214-like, producing the protein MSVYLLFVSPTLYLYLMVQNMEPRCSIPLPQAGFIKDIVWRRAAKYNFLVLTKDGKLFHGKFPDPSLTELMDGIDAVESSDIGDIVVAKQNKITVFSSDLNENIRVVAWGKILTLGSPLIIIGIAR; encoded by the exons ATGAGCGTCTACTTGCTGTTTGTGTCGCCgacattatatttatatttgatggtCCAG AATATGGAACCTAGGTGTTCGATTCCGTTGCCTCAGGCAGGCTTTATTAAGGACATCGTATGGCGAAGGGCGGCTAAATATAATTTCCTTGTCCTTACAAAGGACGGAAAATTATTCCATGGAAAATTTCCTGACCCCTCTCTCACAGAACTAATGGATGGCATTGACGCAG tggAATCGAGCGACATAGGCGACATTGTGGttgcaaaacaaaacaagatcactgttttctcatcggatttaaATGAGAACATCCGAGTTGTGGCTTGGGGCAAAATTTTAACGTTGGGGAGCCCGTTGATAATTATTGGGATTGCAAGATAA
- the LOC105789094 gene encoding pentatricopeptide repeat-containing protein At1g77170, mitochondrial, whose product MNSIRFKILVPRTTTPTPKHLTIAPSHLNLASTTIIETNPSFPYPNVEDPAKTLPNLLSNCTTLLHLDQLYARIIQTRLLDCYSSPFHWNNVIRSYTRFNAPVKALHIYIAMSRTGLLPDRYTLPLVLKATCQCFAIDIGRQLHSVAVKIGLELNEFCESGFISLYAKAGQFKNARKVFDENPDRKLGSWNALIAGLAQTGRAKEAIHMFLELKKNGFLPDDVTMVSVTSSCGSLGDFELALQLHKCVFQAKRFEKSDILMLNSVIDMYGKCGRMDLAYLVFSRMKEKNVSSWTSMIVGYAMHGHVKEALGCFLCMRESGVRPNYVTFIGVLSACVHGGKVEEGKFYFDMMNSYGIKPNLQHYGCMADLLGRAGLLEEARKMVEEMPMKANVVIWGSLIGACEKFGNVEIGEWVAKHLQELEPWNDGVYVVLSNIYASNGLWEDVERVRRIVKQMKLAKTPGYSLATT is encoded by the coding sequence ATGAACTCAATTCGATTCAAGATTCTGGTTCCCAGAACTACAACCCCAACACCTAAACACTTAACCATAGCCCCTTCCCATCTCAATCTCGCTTCGACTACCATTATTGAAACCAACCCATCGTTTCCATATCCAAACGTTGAAGACCCAGCCAAGACATTGCCTAATCTATTGTCCAATTGCACCACCCTTCTCCACTTGGACCAACTTTATGCCCGCATCATTCAAACCCGACTTCTCGATTGTTACTCCTCGCCGTTTCATTGGAACAACGTTATCCGATCTTACACCAGGTTCAATGCTCCCGTTAAAGCACTTCACATCTACATTGCCATGTCGAGAACTGGACTCCTCCCTGATCGTTATACTCTCCCTCTTGTCTTGAAGGCTACCTGTCAGTGTTTCGCTATTGACATCGGCCGTCAACTACATTCCGTGGCTGTGAAGATTGGGTTAGAGTTGAATGAGTTTTGCGAGAGTGGGTTTATTAGCCTTTATGCAAAAGCGGGACAGTTTAAGAATGCGAGGAAGGTGTTTGATGAAAATCCCGATAGGAAATTGGGTTCTTGGAATGCTTTAATAGCTGGACTTGCTCAAACTGGGCGTGCTAAAGAAGCGATTCATATGTTTTTGGAGCtgaaaaaaaatgggtttttgCCTGATGATGTGACTATGGTTAGTGTGACATCGTCTTGTGGTAGTTTAGGGGATTTTGAGTTAGCTCTTCAGTTACACAAATGTGTATTCCAAGCTAAACGCTTTGAAAAATCCGATATTTTGATGTTGAATTCGGTTATTGATATGTATGGGAAGTGTGGTAGGATGGATTTAGCTTATTTAGTTTTTTCAAGGatgaaggaaaaaaatgttTCTTCTTGGACGTCTATGATTGTTGGCTATGCAATGCATGGTCATGTTAAGGAAGCTCTTGGTTGTTTCCTTTGCATGAGAGAGTCCGGGGTGAGACCTAACTATGTTACATTTATTGGGGTTTTAAGTGCTTGTGTGCATGGTGGGAAAGTAGAGGAAGGGAAATTTTACTTTGATATGATGAATAGTTATGGGATAAAGCCAAATTTGCAGCATTATGGTTGCATGGCAGATCTGCTTGGTCGAGCCGGGTTGCTTGAGGAAGCAAGGAAGATGGTGGAAGAGATGCCTATGAAGGCAAATGTAGTGATATGGGGGAGTTTGATTGGTGCATGTGAGAAATTCGGGAATGTGGAGATTGGGGAGTGGGTGGCTAAGCATTTACAAGAATTGGAACCTTGGAATGATGGGGTTTATGTTGTATTGTCTAATATCTATGCTAGTAATGGTTTGTGGGAAGATGTTGAGAGGGTTAGAAGGATCGTGAAGCAAATGAAACTTGCCAAGACTCCTGGTTATAGCTTGGCAACTACTTAG
- the LOC105789020 gene encoding DEAD-box ATP-dependent RNA helicase 38, translated as MAETAADSVISKEKDYAPASTSSTSEEKVVSEIDIQNLTIDDCNKFLDEDSNIKIITSGDTPYRSAFTFEELNLSPQLLKGLYVEMKYQKPSKIQAISLPLILDPPYLDLIAQAHNGSGKTACFTLGMLSRVDPKLKAPQALCCCPTRELAIQNSEVLRKMGKYTGITFECAIGGDFTTETHIKKRSPITAQVVIGTPGTIKRRMTEKTLGLSYLMMLVFDEADHMLAKEGFKDDSLNMMKHIGRVTSHCQVLLFSATFNESVKKFAAKIVKGNHNELFVKKEELSLESVIQYKVDCPDELAKVMVIKDQILEFGERIGQTIIFVRTRNSAIILHRSLVDLGYDVTTIQGALKQEDRDKIVKEFKDGLTQVLISTDLLARGFDQQQVNLVINYNLPVKYDHSTEPDCEVYLHRIGRAGRFGRKGAVFNLLCGDMDEMIMSKIETHFDMKIAKVPDWRNEEDFKAAMRSAGLL; from the exons ATGGCTGAAACTGCTGCAGACTCGGTTATTTCTAAGGAAAAGGACTATGCTCCGGCGAGCACTTCCTCAACATCGGAAGAAAAAGTTGTATCCGAAATCGACATTCAGAACTTAACAATCGACGATTGCAATAAGTTCCTTGATGAAGACTCCAACATCAAAATC ATTACATCAGGAGATACGCCGTACAGGTCGGCATTTACTTTTGAGGAGTTGAATTTGTCGCCACAACTGTTGAAGGGTCTGTATGTTGAGATGAAATACCAAAAGCCTAGTAAAATACAGGCTATTAGTTTGCCATTGATTTTGGATCCCCCTTACTTGGATTTAATCGCTCAAGCTCATAACGGTTCTGGAAAAACCGCTTGCTTTACGCTGGGAATGCTATCTCGTGTCGATCCGAAATTAAAAGCTCCTCAAGCCTTGTGTTGTTGTCCCACTAGAGAATTGGCTATTCAG AATTCGGAAGTGCTGAGGAAGATGGGGAAGTATACTGGGATAACTTTTGAATGTGCTATTGGAGGGGATTTTACTACTGAAACTCACATTAAGAAAAGATCGCCTATTACAGCGCAAGTAGTTATTGGTACTCCGGGCACTATTAAGAGACGGATGACTGAGAAGACATTGGGTTTGAGTTATCTCATGATGCTTGTGTTTGATGAGGCTGATCACATGCTTGCTAAG GAAGGATTTAAAGATGATTCTTTGAACATGATGAAGCATATTGGACGTGTCACTTCTCACTGTCag GTTCTCCTATTCTCTGCCACATTCAATGAATCTGTTAAGAAGTTTGCTGCAAAGATAGTGAAAGGAAATCACAACGAGTTGTTTGTCAAGAAGGAAGAACTATCATTGGAATCGGTGATCCAGTATAAGGTGGATTGTCCAGATGAACTTGCTAAGGTTATGGTAATCAAGGACCAAATTTTGGAATTCGGAGAGCGTATAGGGCAGACGATAATATTTGTCCGGACGAGGAATAGTGCAATCATATTGCACAGGAGCCTTGTCGACCTTGGTTACGATGTTACTACAATTCAAGGTGCTCTCAAGCAAGAAGATCGAGACAAGATAGTCAAAGAGTTTAAAGATGGGTTGACTCAAGTTCTCATTTCAACCGATCTTCTTGCCCGGGGTTTTGACCAACAACAG GTCAATTTGGTCATCAATTATAACCTTCCCGTGAAATATGACCATTCTACGGAGCCTGATTGTGAGGTTTATCTGCATAGAATTGGTAGAGCCGGAAGATTTGGTCGCAAGG GAGCTGTGTTCAATTTGTTATGCGGTGATATGGACGAAATGATAATGTCAAAAATCGAAACTCATTTCGACATGAAAATCGCAAAG GTTCCTGACTGGAGAAATGAGGAAGACTTTAAAGCTGCAATGAGATCAGCTGGTTTATTGTAA
- the LOC105789178 gene encoding lachrymatory-factor synthase translates to MANVGQQPKWEGKSCAKLAGCKAEQVWLLLQDFFGLDKWFPSLTTCLPVEGVSGQPGCVRFCAGFKTPVSGSDKGSMNWTKQKLLSIDPIKMVFSYSIVDGNVGFNAYVSTVRVLSNEHGCDIEWRYEVEPVKGWTLGDLDFFIASGLQVMAQRMEAALQVFQATMDQ, encoded by the coding sequence ATGGCAAATGTTGGTCAGCAACCAAAATGGGAAGGTAAGTCATGTGCAAAGCTAGCAGGATGCAAAGCAGAACAAGTATGGCTCCTCTTACAAGATTTTTTCGGCTTGGACAAGTGGTTCCCGAGTCTGACTACTTGTCTCCCCGTCGAAGGTGTCTCGGGACAACCTGGGTGCGTTCGTTTCTGTGCTGGTTTTAAAACTCCGGTCAGTGGTAGTGATAAAGGAAGTATGAATTGGACTAAGCAAAAGCTACTGTCCATTGATCCAATTAAGATGGTTTTTAGCTATTCTATTGTGGATGGCAATGTTGGTTTCAATGCTTATGTATCAACAGTGAGAGTGTTGTCCAATGAGCATGGGTGTGACATTGAATGGAGGTATGAAGTTGAGCCAGTGAAAGGTTGGACACTCGGGGATTTGGATTTCTTCATCGCTTCTGGTTTACAAGTTATGGCTCAAAGAATGGAAGCAGCTCTCCAAGTTTTTCAAGCTACAATGGATCAATAA